A window of Nocardia arthritidis genomic DNA:
GATGACCACTTCGACCTGCGAGTTCAGTCCACCTCCCGGGGTGGTCGGGCGCGGACTTCCCGCACTGTTGTTCGATTCGACGCGTGTCATGTCCTACCGGATCCGTGTCTGAGGTGCCTCTCGATCATCCCGCACCGGTTCCGGTATCGGGCGCAGACACACAACGTACGCGAAACCGAAACCTCAGGTGCGCCGATAGGCGAAGCCACTGCCGAATTGCTTCGCCTCATTCACCGCGTAGTGCGGCGAGCACGGCCTTCGCCGTTGCCACGCCGATGCCGGGCACCTCGGTGATCTGCTCCACCGTCGCCTCCTTCAGCTTCGCCACCGAACCGAAATGCGTGACGAGCGCGGTCCGGCGGGTCGCGCCGAGGCCGGGCACCGAATCCAGTGCGGACGCGGTCATCCGGCGCGATCGTTTGCTGCGGTGGAAGGTGATGGCGAAACGATGCGCCTCATCGCGCACCCGCTGCAACAGGAAAAGCGCCTCGCTGTTGCGCGGCATGATCACCGGATCGCTTTCGCCCGGCACCCACACCTCTTCGAGTCGCTTCGCCAGGCCGATCACGGCGACATCGGTGATGCCGAGTTCGTCGAGCACCTCCGCGGCGGCGGCGACCTGTGGGGCTCCGCCGTCCACCACGTACAGATTCGGCGGGTAGGCGAATTTGCGCGGCCGCCCGGTACGCGGATCGATACCGGGGCGCGAGGTGAGTTCCGCGGTGTCTTCACCGGATTCGATGGTGTCGCCCGCGGATTCGGCGAGTTCGGCGGCCTCCAGCGCATCGCGGTCGCGGCGCAGCCGCAGGAATCTGCGGCGGGTCACCTCCGCGATGCTCGCGACATCGTCGGAGCGGCCGTCGCCCGCGGCCTCCTTGATGGCGTAGTGCCGGTATTCGGACTTGCGCGGCAACCCGTCCTCGAACACCACCAGCGAGGCGACCACATCGGTGCCCTGCACGTGGCTGATATCGACGCATTCGATGCGCAGCGGCGCGCTGTCCAGCTCCAGCGCGTCCTGAATGTCTTGCAGCGCGGCCGATCTGGAGGTGAGGTCGCCCGCCCGCTTGAGTTTGTGCTGTGCCAGCGCCTCCAGCGCGTTGCGCTGCACGGTTTCGGCGAGCGCCTTCTTGTCCCCGCGCTGCGGCACCCGCAGCTGCACCGCCGAACCGCGCAGCGCCGAAAGCCACTGCTGGACCTGTTCGGCGTCGGCGGGCAGCTCCGGCACCAGCACCTCGCGCGGAACCACGGTTGCGGGCTGCTCGTCGGCGCTCTGTTCGGCCACCGCGACCTGTTCGCCGTAGAACTGGGTGAGGAACTGTTCGACCAGCGCGGGCAGTTCGCCACCCGCCTCCGGATCGTCGACGGCGTCACCGGATTTGTCCACCACCCAGCCGCGCTGCCCGCGCACCCGGCCGTCGCGGACGTGGAAGATCTGCACCGCCACCTCCAATTCGTCGGTGGCGAAGGCGATTACGTCGGCATCGGTGCCGGTGCCGAGC
This region includes:
- the uvrC gene encoding excinuclease ABC subunit UvrC, yielding MADPATYRPKPGTIPVEPGVYKFRDAHRQVIYVGKAKSLRSRLNSYFADVAGLHPRTRQMVTTAASVEWTVVSTEVEALQLEYNWIKEFDPRFNVRYRDDKSYPVLAVTLNEEYPRLFVYRGARKKGVRYFGPYAHAWAIRETLDLLLRVFPARTCSNGVFKRHSQIGRPCLLGYIDKCSAPCIGRVSAEEHRRIVEDFCDFLAGRTDRMVRELERRMHEAADDLDFETAARLRDDVQALRRALEKQAVVLGTGTDADVIAFATDELEVAVQIFHVRDGRVRGQRGWVVDKSGDAVDDPEAGGELPALVEQFLTQFYGEQVAVAEQSADEQPATVVPREVLVPELPADAEQVQQWLSALRGSAVQLRVPQRGDKKALAETVQRNALEALAQHKLKRAGDLTSRSAALQDIQDALELDSAPLRIECVDISHVQGTDVVASLVVFEDGLPRKSEYRHYAIKEAAGDGRSDDVASIAEVTRRRFLRLRRDRDALEAAELAESAGDTIESGEDTAELTSRPGIDPRTGRPRKFAYPPNLYVVDGGAPQVAAAAEVLDELGITDVAVIGLAKRLEEVWVPGESDPVIMPRNSEALFLLQRVRDEAHRFAITFHRSKRSRRMTASALDSVPGLGATRRTALVTHFGSVAKLKEATVEQITEVPGIGVATAKAVLAALRGE